A region from the Natronoarchaeum mannanilyticum genome encodes:
- a CDS encoding SDR family NAD(P)-dependent oxidoreductase, giving the protein MSEPVDTRLSGRHVVVTGGARGIGRGIATRCARSGADVSIFDLRPSVAEETAAEIRDIGGAASVHEVDVTDADAVEDAVAAAESALGPIDGLVNNAGVQQSISILETTEDEWDRHFDVNAKGTFLVSKRVAERMIETKTRGSIVNVASVGADRPFRGQGAYGASKAAVVTFTTVLAKELADHGITANSIKPGTIDTPMVQQWLEERAAESDATEDELLAETIDEHVLDRIGKPEEIGHAAVWLLSAEGEWVTGESIAVDGGYLKG; this is encoded by the coding sequence ATGAGCGAACCGGTCGACACCCGACTGTCCGGACGCCACGTCGTCGTGACCGGCGGGGCGAGAGGTATCGGGCGCGGCATCGCGACGCGGTGCGCTCGCTCGGGCGCGGACGTCTCGATCTTCGACCTGCGGCCCTCGGTCGCCGAGGAGACGGCCGCCGAAATACGTGATATCGGCGGCGCGGCGTCCGTCCACGAGGTCGACGTCACCGACGCCGACGCGGTCGAGGACGCCGTGGCGGCGGCCGAATCGGCGCTCGGGCCGATCGACGGGCTCGTGAACAACGCCGGCGTCCAGCAGTCGATCTCGATCCTGGAGACGACCGAGGACGAGTGGGATCGCCACTTCGACGTCAACGCGAAGGGGACGTTCCTCGTCTCGAAGCGCGTCGCCGAGCGGATGATCGAGACCAAGACGCGGGGGAGCATCGTCAACGTCGCCTCCGTCGGCGCCGATCGACCGTTCCGGGGCCAGGGCGCCTACGGCGCCTCCAAGGCGGCGGTCGTCACGTTCACGACCGTCCTCGCCAAGGAACTGGCGGACCACGGCATCACAGCCAACTCGATCAAACCGGGGACGATCGACACGCCGATGGTCCAGCAGTGGCTCGAAGAGCGCGCCGCGGAGTCGGACGCCACCGAGGACGAACTGCTGGCCGAGACGATCGACGAGCACGTCCTCGATCGGATCGGCAAGCCCGAGGAGATCGGTCACGCGGCGGTGTGGCTCCTCTCGGCGGAGGGCGAGTGGGTCACCGGCGAGTCGATCGCCGTCGACGGCGGCTATCTCAAAGGGTGA
- a CDS encoding ABC transporter substrate-binding protein, with product MGGNGGSDGLDFWLFGGIPAEREYISSHYENYEGASVNYQHQEWGQKYQIIASAAANQNLPDVMAGQCQQIPDYVGAQAIQPIDQEDFQDDLEEINSNFIQANIDTLMYDGLGDTDGERQWALPGGYADLGPFVDIRTDYLERTSFDEPPRTWPELIQLGEEMQELDEVSAAITAPGTDFGLTSGYFIGFVYANGGRYFDPETMEATVDQPGFVDAVRLYQQIAEAGLFPDSIAENNHIAAGRLLREGESGILITYSHANAIYQTTGAPQEWLDGEGHTVTRAPLPQNPSGNFEPQDLLMQNAQGFMLGNDSQEAFDFASWFNQPDQLAPWTYASDADEGIRGRVPTLQSAFEEPSDLFQSQFGDLVTLYENDDLFNRTSRFPSFSGLSSVQSTINTEVIQPVVLGEATAEEACANANSQVQEVIDEELA from the coding sequence ATGGGTGGTAACGGCGGCTCCGACGGACTGGATTTCTGGCTGTTCGGCGGCATCCCGGCCGAGCGGGAGTACATCAGCAGCCACTACGAGAACTACGAGGGCGCGAGCGTCAACTACCAGCACCAGGAGTGGGGCCAGAAGTACCAGATCATCGCCTCCGCCGCGGCTAACCAGAACCTTCCGGACGTGATGGCCGGCCAGTGCCAGCAGATTCCGGACTACGTCGGCGCGCAGGCGATCCAGCCGATCGACCAAGAGGACTTCCAGGACGATCTCGAGGAGATCAACAGCAACTTCATCCAGGCCAACATCGACACGCTGATGTACGACGGTCTGGGCGACACCGACGGCGAGCGCCAGTGGGCGCTTCCCGGCGGCTACGCCGACCTCGGCCCGTTCGTCGACATCCGGACCGACTACCTCGAACGGACGAGCTTCGACGAACCGCCCCGGACGTGGCCCGAACTCATCCAGCTCGGCGAGGAGATGCAGGAACTGGACGAAGTCTCCGCGGCCATCACGGCGCCGGGGACGGACTTCGGTCTGACGTCCGGGTACTTCATCGGCTTCGTGTACGCGAACGGCGGCCGGTACTTCGATCCGGAAACCATGGAGGCGACGGTCGACCAGCCCGGCTTCGTCGACGCGGTCAGGCTCTACCAGCAGATCGCCGAGGCGGGGCTGTTCCCGGACTCGATCGCCGAGAACAACCACATCGCGGCCGGCCGGCTGCTCCGCGAGGGCGAGTCGGGGATCCTCATCACGTACTCGCACGCGAACGCGATCTACCAGACGACCGGCGCGCCACAGGAGTGGCTCGACGGCGAGGGCCACACGGTCACGCGCGCGCCGCTGCCCCAGAACCCCTCGGGGAACTTCGAGCCCCAGGACCTGCTCATGCAGAACGCTCAGGGGTTCATGCTCGGCAACGATTCCCAGGAGGCGTTCGACTTCGCGAGCTGGTTCAACCAGCCCGACCAGCTCGCTCCCTGGACGTACGCTTCGGACGCCGACGAGGGTATTCGCGGCCGAGTGCCCACGCTCCAGAGCGCGTTCGAGGAGCCGTCGGACCTGTTCCAGAGCCAGTTCGGCGACCTCGTCACGCTGTACGAGAACGACGACCTGTTCAACCGGACGTCCCGGTTCCCCTCGTTCTCGGGACTTTCCTCGGTTCAGAGCACCATCAACACGGAGGTCATCCAGCCCGTGGTGCTGGGCGAAGCCACGGCCGAGGAAGCCTGTGCTAACGCGAACTCCCAGGTGCAGGAAGTGATCGACGAAGAGCTCGCCTAG
- a CDS encoding sugar ABC transporter permease → MSYVDQAQSSYESATSRIPESLRVYLPILPVMALVGLFILYPIAQAIYSSLFNKSLLAPEDAEFVGMGNYAEIASNPDIHQVLWNTFVWVTVGSVAAIILGFLMGWLLHEKLPYTSVASAIVLIPWVLPRVVGASIWRFMFNGSQGVVNQLLVTTGLTDEYIVMLGSSELSLWPPIIGMIWRLAPLFALLTLTSLQGIDEHLFEAARMDGATPWERFRHITIPMMRYNLAIGFLLMLIYNIRNFSMVWVMTRGGPGVSSSTLPVMIYRSAFIDFQVGFASALSVLLFAVLLVFSYYYIKFYDKMRGGL, encoded by the coding sequence ATGAGTTACGTAGACCAAGCACAGTCGTCGTACGAGAGTGCGACCAGCCGGATTCCCGAGAGCCTCCGGGTGTATCTCCCGATACTCCCGGTGATGGCGCTCGTCGGCCTGTTCATCCTGTATCCGATCGCCCAGGCGATCTACTCCAGTCTCTTCAACAAGAGCCTCCTGGCGCCCGAGGACGCGGAGTTCGTCGGTATGGGGAACTACGCGGAGATCGCGAGTAACCCCGACATCCACCAGGTCCTCTGGAACACGTTCGTCTGGGTGACGGTCGGCAGCGTGGCGGCGATCATCCTCGGGTTCCTGATGGGCTGGTTGCTCCACGAGAAACTCCCCTACACGAGCGTCGCGAGCGCCATCGTCCTCATCCCGTGGGTGCTCCCCCGGGTGGTGGGGGCGTCGATCTGGCGGTTCATGTTCAACGGATCGCAGGGCGTCGTCAACCAACTGTTGGTGACGACCGGGCTGACCGACGAGTACATCGTCATGCTCGGGTCGTCGGAGCTCTCGCTGTGGCCGCCGATCATCGGGATGATCTGGCGGCTGGCGCCGCTGTTCGCGCTCCTGACGCTGACGTCTCTACAGGGCATCGACGAGCACCTGTTCGAGGCGGCGCGGATGGACGGCGCGACGCCCTGGGAGCGGTTCCGGCACATCACGATTCCGATGATGCGGTACAACCTGGCGATCGGGTTCCTGCTGATGCTCATCTACAACATCAGGAACTTCTCGATGGTCTGGGTGATGACCCGGGGCGGTCCCGGCGTCTCCAGTAGCACGCTGCCGGTGATGATCTACCGGTCGGCGTTCATCGACTTCCAGGTCGGCTTCGCCTCGGCGCTGTCGGTTCTGCTGTTCGCCGTGCTGCTGGTGTTCTCGTACTACTACATCAAGTTCTACGACAAGATGCGAGGTGGACTATAA
- the rhcE gene encoding 2-keto-3-deoxy-L-rhamnonate dehydrogenase (part of the rhamnose catabolism pathway), whose protein sequence is MKTIVQTGPRSVETQERERPEPDDDEVLVQVHTAGLCGSDAHAYKYDGGYEWIPIPRIMGHEYSGEVAAVGADVEDFAEGDKVIEEPIHDCGHCFQCKNGQPNVCQNFSITGMHKDGAYAEYVVVEPQHLHAVPDSVPLRHAAITEPTSIATRAVLEQSDTTPGDNVLVEGPGPIGVLVAAVADSLGANVVVSGLDQDAAYRLPLVEDLGIDTVNVQSEDLETRADELTDGIGFDVVFDSTGHHTGIGTAADLVRKGGQVVVVGIPNEASEVTLTPVVRGEVEVNTSYGSTWTNFEQALRLMERGEIAVDEILDTGYSADDPGAAFEAFLDSETCKPVFQFAE, encoded by the coding sequence ATGAAAACGATTGTCCAGACGGGCCCCCGCTCCGTGGAGACCCAGGAGCGGGAGCGACCCGAACCAGACGACGACGAGGTGCTAGTACAGGTCCACACGGCGGGTCTGTGTGGAAGCGACGCCCACGCGTACAAGTACGACGGCGGCTACGAGTGGATCCCTATTCCGCGGATCATGGGCCACGAGTACTCCGGCGAGGTCGCGGCGGTCGGCGCCGACGTCGAGGACTTCGCCGAGGGCGACAAAGTCATCGAGGAGCCGATCCACGACTGCGGGCACTGCTTCCAGTGCAAAAACGGCCAGCCCAACGTCTGCCAGAACTTCTCGATCACCGGGATGCACAAGGACGGCGCCTACGCCGAGTACGTCGTCGTCGAACCCCAGCACCTCCACGCCGTTCCCGACAGCGTCCCGCTGCGCCACGCCGCGATCACCGAACCGACGAGCATCGCGACCCGCGCGGTCCTCGAACAGTCCGACACGACGCCGGGCGACAACGTCCTCGTCGAAGGACCGGGACCGATCGGCGTGCTCGTCGCCGCGGTCGCCGACTCGCTGGGCGCGAACGTCGTCGTCTCCGGGCTCGATCAGGACGCCGCGTATCGGCTCCCGCTGGTCGAGGATCTCGGGATCGATACGGTGAACGTCCAGTCCGAGGATCTGGAGACCCGGGCCGACGAACTGACCGACGGCATCGGGTTCGACGTCGTGTTCGACTCGACGGGCCATCACACGGGGATCGGAACGGCCGCCGATCTCGTCCGCAAGGGCGGACAGGTCGTCGTCGTCGGCATCCCCAACGAGGCCAGCGAAGTCACGCTCACGCCGGTCGTCCGCGGAGAGGTCGAGGTCAACACCTCCTACGGCTCGACGTGGACGAACTTCGAGCAGGCGCTCCGGCTCATGGAGCGCGGCGAGATCGCCGTCGACGAGATCCTCGATACGGGCTACAGCGCGGACGATCCCGGCGCGGCGTTCGAGGCGTTCCTCGACTCCGAAACCTGCAAACCGGTGTTCCAGTTCGCCGAGTGA
- a CDS encoding IclR family transcriptional regulator, translating into MTEEVPVKAAKTSFEIINTLRELQGAGVSELAERIDKPTSTIHDHLRTLESEEYLVKKDGEYYVGTRFLGVGEQARSRYKVYPIASEELDKLAEQTGEHTNLMIEEHGKGIFLYKARGPDAVQLDTHAGMRVHLQTTALGKSILAFRPREEVEAIIDRHGLPAVTERTISDREELFDALDQIRERKYAYDDEERVKGMRCVAAPITNEEGRAIAAISVSGPKSRMRGETFQEEIPELLLRSANVIEVNLSHA; encoded by the coding sequence ATGACAGAGGAAGTCCCCGTGAAGGCGGCGAAAACCTCCTTCGAGATCATCAACACGCTCCGCGAGCTCCAGGGCGCGGGCGTTTCCGAACTGGCCGAGCGGATCGACAAGCCGACGAGCACGATCCACGACCACCTCCGCACGCTCGAGAGCGAGGAGTACCTCGTCAAGAAAGACGGCGAGTACTACGTCGGCACCCGATTTCTCGGCGTGGGCGAGCAGGCCCGCTCGCGCTACAAGGTGTACCCGATCGCCAGCGAGGAACTCGACAAGCTGGCCGAACAGACCGGCGAGCACACGAACCTGATGATCGAGGAACACGGGAAGGGGATCTTTCTGTACAAGGCCCGCGGCCCCGACGCCGTGCAGCTGGACACCCACGCGGGCATGCGCGTGCACCTGCAGACGACGGCGCTGGGCAAGTCGATCCTCGCGTTCCGGCCGCGCGAGGAGGTCGAGGCGATCATCGACCGCCACGGGCTGCCGGCGGTGACCGAGCGGACGATCAGCGACAGGGAGGAACTGTTCGACGCGCTCGACCAGATCAGAGAGCGAAAGTACGCCTACGACGACGAGGAGCGCGTCAAGGGGATGCGCTGCGTCGCCGCCCCGATCACCAACGAGGAGGGGCGCGCCATCGCTGCGATCAGCGTCTCGGGGCCCAAGAGCCGCATGCGCGGCGAGACGTTCCAAGAGGAGATTCCCGAACTGCTCCTGCGCAGCGCCAACGTCATCGAGGTGAACCTCTCGCACGCGTAG
- a CDS encoding fumarylacetoacetate hydrolase family protein encodes MRIGRFKADGQPRIGVFEDDAVRDVTDEFEDFRDAVSRPEDAADVEGETFDLDSVTHLPPTTRENAVFCAALNYEAHAEESDIEVPEWPLVFMKLPRTLVGHGEPISYHTRVTEEIDYEAELAAVIGEPARHVESEDALDHVAGYTILNDTSARDLQLGLQVGDDDMLDWFSGKTMERTTPVGPYVAVDEIDDPQDLEIASRVDGETMQDDNTGMMIRSVADLVSFASSRVRLEPGDVIATGTPEGVGTFQDIQLHPGETVEVEVEGVGTLVNTVEEADE; translated from the coding sequence ATGCGTATTGGACGCTTCAAAGCAGACGGACAGCCGCGTATCGGAGTTTTCGAGGACGACGCCGTCCGGGACGTCACCGACGAGTTCGAGGACTTCCGGGACGCCGTGTCGCGGCCCGAGGACGCCGCCGACGTCGAGGGCGAGACGTTCGATCTCGATTCGGTCACCCACCTGCCGCCGACCACCCGCGAGAACGCGGTGTTCTGCGCGGCGCTGAACTACGAGGCCCACGCCGAGGAGTCCGACATCGAAGTGCCGGAGTGGCCCCTGGTGTTCATGAAGCTCCCGCGGACGCTCGTCGGCCACGGCGAGCCGATCTCGTATCACACCCGCGTAACGGAGGAGATCGACTACGAGGCCGAACTCGCCGCGGTGATCGGCGAGCCGGCCCGTCACGTCGAGTCCGAGGACGCGCTGGACCACGTCGCCGGGTACACGATCCTCAACGACACGTCCGCGCGGGATCTCCAGCTCGGCCTGCAGGTCGGCGACGACGACATGCTTGACTGGTTCTCCGGCAAGACCATGGAGCGGACGACGCCGGTCGGCCCCTACGTCGCCGTCGACGAGATCGACGACCCGCAGGACCTGGAGATCGCCTCGCGCGTCGACGGCGAGACCATGCAGGACGACAACACCGGCATGATGATCCGGTCGGTTGCCGACCTCGTCTCCTTCGCCTCCTCGCGCGTCCGGCTCGAACCGGGCGACGTCATCGCTACGGGGACGCCCGAAGGCGTCGGCACGTTCCAGGACATCCAGCTCCACCCCGGCGAGACCGTCGAGGTCGAGGTCGAAGGCGTCGGCACGCTCGTCAACACCGTCGAGGAAGCCGACGAGTAG
- a CDS encoding LUD domain-containing protein — protein MASADEIRELMRTEGAAVAQNTQAFNDGRYESVAELEDYEELKREARSIKEDAIERLPDLVEELTETVEENGGTVYVADDAEDANRYIRSVVDDRDAERVVKSKSMTSEELDVNDALEADGVDVVETDLGEWVLQVADEAPSHIVAPAIHKSREAIAELFNERFDPDEPLETAEELTHFAREKLGDQIVDAEVGMTGANFLTADTGSMALVTSEGNARKTVAATDTQITVAGVEKIVPAVEDLHPFIELIGRSGTGQDITSYVSLLTPPVDTPVVDFEDDETPLSELDADRDFHLVLVDNGRLAMRDDEHLRETLYCIRCSACSNSCANFQSVGGHAFGGETYSGGIATGWEAGIEGLDVAEEFNDLCTGCSRCVNACPVGIDIPWINTVVRDRANREGDEPAEWLVDGLMPDAEDEGAPLQKRFFGNFETVAKLGSATAPISNWLAETGVSRRLMSRVLGIDPRRELPSFERETLVEWFADRESAVENPDRRVVLYPDLYTNHVQVERGKAAVEVLESLGVDVVVPPAPSSGRAPLSQGMVATATDHAERVAETLSSHVAEGRDVVVIEPSDHAMFQREYEKLLDEERFTGLAEESYELLEYVYGLLENGADASALPAVDGEEIAYHSHCQQRTLGLEAHTVAVLEECGYDVTTSEVECCGMAGSFGYKSDYYELSMDVGDRLRDQLQADDVRERPVVASGTSCLEQIDALLERQPRHPIELLSE, from the coding sequence ATGGCGTCGGCCGACGAGATCCGCGAGCTGATGCGGACCGAGGGCGCGGCGGTCGCCCAGAACACGCAGGCGTTCAACGACGGGCGGTACGAATCGGTCGCGGAGTTGGAAGACTACGAGGAGCTCAAGCGCGAGGCCCGGTCGATCAAGGAGGACGCGATCGAGCGACTTCCCGACCTCGTCGAGGAGTTGACCGAGACCGTCGAGGAAAACGGCGGGACGGTGTACGTCGCCGACGACGCCGAGGACGCCAACCGGTACATCCGGTCGGTCGTCGACGACCGGGACGCCGAGCGCGTCGTGAAGTCCAAGTCGATGACCAGCGAGGAGCTCGACGTCAACGACGCCCTGGAGGCCGACGGCGTCGACGTCGTCGAGACGGATCTGGGCGAGTGGGTGCTGCAGGTGGCCGACGAGGCGCCGTCCCACATCGTCGCGCCGGCGATCCACAAGTCCCGCGAGGCCATCGCGGAGCTGTTCAACGAGCGGTTCGATCCCGACGAACCCTTAGAGACCGCCGAGGAGCTGACTCACTTCGCGCGGGAGAAGTTGGGCGACCAGATCGTCGACGCCGAAGTCGGGATGACCGGCGCGAACTTCCTCACCGCCGACACGGGCTCGATGGCGCTGGTCACCAGCGAGGGCAACGCCCGCAAGACCGTCGCGGCGACGGACACCCAGATCACCGTCGCCGGCGTCGAGAAGATCGTCCCCGCCGTCGAGGATCTCCACCCGTTCATCGAGCTGATCGGCCGCTCGGGGACGGGCCAGGACATCACGTCGTACGTCTCCCTGCTGACGCCGCCGGTCGACACGCCGGTCGTCGACTTCGAGGACGACGAGACGCCGCTCTCCGAGTTGGACGCCGATCGCGATTTCCACCTCGTGCTCGTGGACAACGGCCGCCTGGCGATGCGCGACGACGAGCACCTGCGCGAAACGCTGTACTGCATCCGGTGTTCGGCGTGCTCGAACTCCTGTGCGAACTTCCAGTCGGTCGGCGGCCACGCCTTCGGCGGCGAGACGTACTCGGGCGGCATCGCCACCGGCTGGGAGGCCGGCATCGAGGGGCTCGACGTCGCCGAGGAGTTCAACGACCTGTGTACCGGCTGTTCTCGCTGCGTGAACGCTTGTCCGGTCGGAATCGACATCCCGTGGATCAACACCGTCGTCCGGGATCGGGCCAATCGCGAGGGCGACGAGCCCGCCGAGTGGCTCGTCGACGGGCTGATGCCCGACGCCGAAGACGAGGGAGCGCCGCTCCAGAAGCGTTTCTTTGGCAACTTCGAGACGGTCGCCAAGCTCGGCAGCGCGACGGCGCCGATATCGAACTGGCTGGCCGAGACCGGCGTCTCTCGCCGACTCATGTCGCGAGTGCTCGGCATCGATCCCCGGCGCGAACTCCCTTCGTTCGAGCGTGAGACGCTCGTCGAGTGGTTCGCCGACCGGGAGTCCGCGGTCGAGAATCCTGACCGGCGAGTCGTGCTCTACCCGGACCTCTACACGAACCACGTCCAGGTCGAGCGGGGCAAGGCCGCCGTCGAAGTGCTCGAATCGCTGGGCGTTGACGTCGTCGTGCCGCCCGCCCCCTCGAGCGGGCGCGCCCCGCTCTCCCAGGGGATGGTCGCGACCGCGACGGACCACGCCGAGCGGGTCGCCGAGACGCTTTCGTCCCACGTCGCCGAGGGCCGGGACGTCGTCGTGATCGAACCGAGCGACCACGCGATGTTCCAGCGTGAGTACGAGAAGCTCCTCGACGAGGAGCGGTTCACCGGGCTCGCCGAGGAGAGCTACGAACTCCTGGAGTACGTCTACGGGCTCCTCGAAAACGGCGCCGACGCGTCGGCGCTCCCCGCGGTCGACGGCGAGGAGATCGCCTACCACAGCCACTGCCAGCAGCGCACGCTCGGGCTGGAGGCCCACACGGTCGCGGTGCTGGAGGAGTGTGGCTACGACGTGACGACCTCGGAGGTCGAGTGCTGCGGGATGGCGGGGAGCTTCGGGTACAAGTCCGACTACTACGAGCTGAGCATGGACGTCGGCGACCGACTCCGCGACCAGCTTCAGGCCGACGACGTTCGCGAGCGGCCGGTCGTCGCCAGCGGCACCTCCTGTCTCGAACAGATCGACGCCCTGCTGGAGCGCCAGCCCCGCCACCCGATTGAACTGCTGTCCGAGTGA
- a CDS encoding carbohydrate ABC transporter permease — protein MATDNTDPTAEFRKNQSWLFDSKAGGYVRKTAVGLLTLVIAAFVLFPLYWMIVTAFKTTAEIQQIPPTLFPAEFSLEGFRLVIESSLESSGYDGFVESAFGVEISSAINIDIIGMILNSLKVAIGAGVIAVVLGTGASYVLSRHEFRGKTALMSLLLASLMFPGTAIMVPEWELISTLGLFNTHLALILIYGAMTAPFVVWLMKGFFDDFPDSIIEASRIDQCSSFETFWYVIVPMARNSLIASFIFAFLLAWNELVFALTLLDGQNYTVPPALLTFVQGFNTQWNVVAAASIIVSIPVLIGLAYIQKYFVQGLTGGAIKG, from the coding sequence ATGGCGACTGACAACACAGATCCGACGGCGGAGTTCCGGAAGAACCAATCGTGGCTGTTCGACTCGAAGGCGGGCGGGTACGTCAGGAAAACCGCGGTCGGTCTCCTGACGCTGGTCATCGCCGCGTTCGTGCTGTTCCCGCTGTACTGGATGATCGTCACGGCGTTCAAGACGACCGCGGAGATCCAGCAGATCCCGCCGACGCTGTTTCCCGCGGAGTTCTCCCTCGAGGGATTCCGACTCGTCATCGAGTCGTCCCTCGAATCGAGCGGCTACGACGGCTTCGTCGAGAGCGCGTTCGGCGTCGAAATCTCCTCGGCGATCAACATCGACATCATCGGGATGATCCTCAACAGCCTGAAGGTGGCGATCGGCGCCGGCGTGATCGCCGTCGTTCTCGGCACCGGGGCGTCGTACGTCCTCTCGCGACACGAGTTCCGCGGGAAGACCGCGCTGATGAGCCTGCTCCTGGCGTCGCTGATGTTCCCCGGCACCGCGATCATGGTGCCCGAGTGGGAGCTCATCTCGACGCTCGGCCTGTTCAACACGCACCTGGCGCTGATCCTCATCTACGGCGCGATGACGGCGCCCTTTGTCGTCTGGCTGATGAAGGGCTTCTTCGACGACTTCCCGGACTCGATCATCGAGGCCTCGCGCATCGACCAGTGTTCATCCTTCGAGACGTTCTGGTACGTCATCGTCCCGATGGCGCGGAACTCGCTGATCGCGTCGTTCATCTTCGCGTTCCTGCTGGCGTGGAACGAGCTGGTGTTCGCGCTGACGCTGCTCGACGGCCAGAACTACACGGTCCCCCCGGCGTTGCTGACGTTCGTTCAGGGGTTCAACACGCAGTGGAACGTCGTCGCGGCGGCGTCGATCATCGTCTCGATTCCGGTGTTGATCGGGCTGGCCTACATCCAGAAGTACTTCGTGCAGGGGCTGACCGGCGGCGCCATCAAGGGCTGA
- a CDS encoding ABC transporter ATP-binding protein: MTHLELDGVTKIFGDPSKDGIVAVNDLDIEVPDGDFLVLLGPSGCGKTTTLRMIGGLEEPTEGEVRFDGTVVNDVKARNRDIAMVFQDFALYPHMTVEENLGFGLRREDNDMTDEEIDDRIVETAEMLEIEELLNNKPAQLSGGQKQRVALGRAIIREPRLFLFDEPLANLDAQLRKTMRTEIDELQSEVGITSAYVTHNQEEAMTIADKIAVLDAGELQQLGTPDQVFNEPANLFVAQFVGSPDMNLFDATLSEGPDAFRVEMDGSSFDIPKRLVDADVTTDEVLVGFRPQDFYQTRRRALDGPEFDTQIRVVEPVGTEAVVHGNSAPGDLTAKVGGFHDISSGESLSLTIAPEHVYLFDAQTEELLKGRLVAERADGQATADEVEA, translated from the coding sequence ATGACACACTTGGAGTTAGACGGTGTCACGAAGATCTTTGGCGATCCGAGCAAAGATGGCATCGTAGCTGTGAACGATCTGGACATCGAGGTCCCGGACGGGGACTTCCTCGTCTTGCTCGGCCCGAGCGGCTGCGGCAAGACGACGACGCTCCGCATGATCGGCGGCCTCGAGGAGCCGACCGAGGGGGAGGTCAGATTCGACGGCACCGTCGTCAACGACGTCAAGGCGCGCAACCGGGACATCGCGATGGTGTTCCAGGACTTCGCGCTGTACCCCCACATGACCGTCGAGGAGAACCTCGGGTTCGGGCTCCGCCGCGAGGACAACGACATGACGGACGAGGAGATCGACGACCGCATCGTCGAGACGGCCGAGATGCTCGAGATCGAGGAGCTGCTCAACAACAAGCCCGCACAGCTCTCCGGTGGGCAGAAACAGCGCGTCGCGCTCGGCCGGGCGATCATCCGCGAACCGCGTCTGTTCCTGTTCGACGAGCCGCTGGCCAATCTCGACGCCCAGCTCCGCAAGACGATGCGGACCGAGATCGACGAGCTCCAGTCCGAGGTCGGGATCACGTCGGCCTACGTCACGCACAACCAGGAGGAGGCGATGACGATCGCCGACAAGATCGCCGTCCTCGACGCCGGCGAACTCCAGCAGCTCGGGACGCCCGATCAAGTGTTCAACGAGCCGGCGAATCTCTTCGTCGCCCAGTTCGTCGGCAGTCCCGACATGAACCTCTTCGACGCGACGCTCAGCGAGGGGCCGGACGCCTTCCGCGTCGAGATGGACGGGTCGTCGTTCGACATTCCCAAGCGCCTCGTCGACGCGGACGTCACGACCGACGAGGTGCTCGTCGGGTTCCGGCCGCAGGACTTCTACCAGACCCGCCGGCGCGCGCTCGACGGCCCCGAGTTCGACACCCAGATCCGCGTCGTCGAGCCGGTCGGCACCGAGGCGGTCGTCCACGGGAATTCGGCGCCCGGCGATCTCACGGCGAAAGTCGGCGGCTTCCACGACATCTCGTCGGGCGAGAGCCTGTCGCTCACGATCGCGCCCGAGCACGTGTACCTGTTCGACGCGCAGACGGAGGAGCTGCTCAAGGGACGGCTCGTCGCCGAGCGCGCCGACGGGCAGGCCACCGCCGACGAGGTGGAAGCCTGA
- a CDS encoding LUD domain-containing protein → MATALSTFESSLDELGVSVTRTTVGAFDDNLAETVEPPAVGVPLDQPFEDSDVSLDDAPIEVDPTPASLREATTGVTPAQLGVADYGSLALTLTDRGSELVSLFVERHVAVVRAADIVADMDAAVDELHEEFNNEGGSAILATGPSATADMGALVKGAHGPRDVHVIVVEEGA, encoded by the coding sequence ATGGCAACCGCACTCTCGACGTTCGAGTCGTCGCTCGACGAGCTAGGCGTATCGGTAACGCGGACCACTGTTGGTGCGTTCGACGACAACCTCGCCGAGACGGTCGAACCGCCCGCCGTCGGCGTTCCCCTGGATCAGCCGTTCGAAGATTCGGACGTCTCGCTCGACGACGCGCCGATCGAGGTCGACCCGACGCCGGCGTCTCTCCGCGAGGCGACGACGGGCGTGACCCCCGCACAGCTGGGCGTCGCCGACTACGGATCGCTCGCGCTGACGCTGACCGACCGGGGGAGCGAACTGGTGAGCCTGTTCGTCGAGCGCCACGTCGCCGTCGTCCGCGCGGCCGATATCGTCGCGGACATGGACGCCGCCGTCGACGAGCTCCACGAGGAGTTCAACAACGAGGGGGGGAGCGCGATTCTGGCGACCGGCCCGAGCGCGACCGCCGACATGGGCGCGCTGGTGAAAGGCGCCCACGGGCCCAGGGACGTGCACGTCATCGTCGTCGAGGAGGGAGCGTAA